The genomic interval TTAATCCCATACTTCATAGTTTTCAACTAGCAGTAAATAAGTACAATATTGACAAGGAATCAATTGAAAGTTTTTTATACAGTATGGAAATGGATTTGAATCCATATTTGTATGACAGATCAACTTTTGAAAAATACATTTTAGGATCGGCTGAAGTAGTTGGGTTAATGTGTCTTCGGGTTTTTTGTGAAGGGGATGATGCAAAATATCAATTGCTAAAACCTCAAGCGATGCGTCTTGGTGCTGCCTACCAAAAAATCAATTTTTTAAGAGACATGAAAGCTGATTATTTTAGTTTAGGAAGGGCTTATTTTCCACATTTAAAAATTGAAAATTTTGATGATGCTTCCAAGCGAGAAATTGAACTCGAAATTGATGCCGATTTTAAGGAAGGATTGCAAGGAATTCGAAACCTTCCTAAAGGTACTCGATTTGGTGTATATGTTTCCTTTGTTTATTACTATAGCCTT from Bacteroidota bacterium carries:
- a CDS encoding squalene/phytoene synthase family protein; the encoded protein is MEKLFDRVALSCSKITTNLYSTSFSLGIRSLAKKYHDPIYAIYGFVRFADEIVDTFHEYDKALLLAEFKKETYKAIDLKISLNPILHSFQLAVNKYNIDKESIESFLYSMEMDLNPYLYDRSTFEKYILGSAEVVGLMCLRVFCEGDDAKYQLLKPQAMRLGAAYQKINFLRDMKADYFSLGRAYFPHLKIENFDDASKREIELEIDADFKEGLQGIRNLPKGTRFGVYVSFVYYYSLFTKIRKIPASQVLQERIRIPNLKKYALIVTCFFKHKLNLI